In Vreelandella piezotolerans, one genomic interval encodes:
- a CDS encoding YheU family protein: MSRFIEVPARMLPPDTLTALLEAFVTRQGYDTTDTGEGMSGWVAELKQQLDRHELIIAHDLELEMTEVMTLAQWRSFGRELADDEEEGDY; encoded by the coding sequence ATGAGCCGTTTTATCGAAGTCCCGGCGCGCATGCTGCCGCCGGACACCCTCACCGCGCTATTGGAAGCCTTCGTCACCCGCCAAGGGTATGACACCACCGATACCGGCGAAGGCATGAGCGGCTGGGTCGCCGAGCTCAAGCAGCAGCTTGACCGTCACGAGCTGATCATTGCCCACGACTTAGAGCTCGAGATGACTGAGGTGATGACTCTCGCCCAGTGGCGCTCGTTTGGGCGAGAGCTGGCAGATGACGAGGAGGAGGGCGACTACTGA